One genomic window of Trichomycterus rosablanca isolate fTriRos1 chromosome 1, fTriRos1.hap1, whole genome shotgun sequence includes the following:
- the fem1b gene encoding protein fem-1 homolog B: MESLAGYVHKAASEGRVLTLAALLLNHSAAETRYLLEYVTQLAGQRSTPLIIAARNGHDKVVRLLLDHYRVHTEQTGTVRFDGYVIDGATALWCASGAGHFEVVRLLVSHNANVNHTTLTNSTPLRAACFDGRLDIVRYLVEHNADINIANKYDNTCLMIAAYKGHTDVVHFLLEQGADPNAKAHCGATALHFAAEAGHLQIVTELVRCQAAMGVNGHGMTPLKVAAESCKADVVELLLSHADCDPHSRIEALELLGASFANDRENYDILKTYHYLYLAMLERYRNPERVITKELNPPVEAYGSRMECRTPLELEAIRHDRDALHMEGLMVRERILGSDNVDVSHPIIYRGAVYADNMEFDQCIKLWLHALRLRQRGNRNTHKDLLRFAQVFSQMVHLKEPVKAFDVEQVLCCSVLEIRRSVARLETASEAERPACTDNYESNIFTFLYLVCISTKTQCDDEGRARMNKQIYDLIRLDPRTREGSSLLHLAASSSTPVDDFHTNDVCSFPNAQVTKLLLDCGTSVNCVDNEGNSALHLIVQYNRPISDFLTLHAIIISLVEAGAHTDMTNKQKKTPLEKSTTGVSEILLKTQMKMSLKCLAARAVRQHHILYRDQIPKSLEEFVEFH; this comes from the exons ATGGAATCGCTGGCGGGTTACGTTCATAAAGCGGCCAGTGAAGGCAGAGTTCTGACCCTCGCTGCTCTTCTACTCAACCACTCGGCCGCCGAGACCCGCTATCTGCTCGAGTATGTTACACAGCTGGCTGGCCAACGCTCCACTCCTCTCATCATTGCTGCCAGGAACGGTCATGACAAAGTGGTCCGACTCCTTCTGGATCACTACCGAGTGCATACTGAACAGACTGGCACCGTTAGGTTTGACGG GTATGTTATCGATGGAGCCACAGCTCTTTGGTGTGCCTCAGGTGCGGGACACTTTGAAGTGGTCAGGCTTCTTGTGTCGCACAATGCAAATGTGAATCACACAACACTGACCAACTCCACTCCTCTCAGGGCAGCCTGCTTTGATGGTCGGCTGGACATTGTGCGCTACCTGGTGGAGCACAACGCTGACATCAACATTGCCAACAAGTATGACAACACCTGTTTGATGATAGCTGCTTATAAGGGGCACACAGATGTGGTGCACTTTCTGCTGGAACAAGGTGCAGATCCGAATGCTAAAGCTCACTGCGGTGCCACAGCACTGCACTTCGCTGCGGAGGCCGGCCATCTGCAGATTGTGACTGAGCTGGTGCGATGTCAGGCTGCCATGGGGGTGAATGGCCATGGCATGACTCCTCTTAAAGTTGCAGCAGAAAGCTGCAAAGCTGATGTGGTTGAGTTACTTCTCTCCCATGCTGACTGTGACCCTCACAGTCGGATTGAGGCTTTGGAGCTGCTTGGAGCTTCGTTTGCTAATGACAGGGAGAATTATGATATCCTTAAGACGTATCATTACTTGTACCTGGCAATGCTCGAGCGCTACCGTAACCCTGAGAGGGTCATCACCAAGGAACTTAATCCACCAGTAGAAGCTTACGGCAGCCGCATGGAGTGTAGAACCCCTCTGGAGCTGGAGGCCATCAGGCATGACCGTGATGCTTTGCACATGGAAGGTCTGATGGTCCGTGAACGCATACTGGGCTCAGACAATGTAGATGTTTCTCATCCTATTATATATCGTGGAGCAGTGTATGCCGATAACATGGAGTTTGACCAGTGCATCAAGCTGTGGCTGCATGCTTTGCGCCTGCGTCAACGAGGCAACCGCAACACACACAAGGACCTCTTGCGTTTCGCCCAGGTATTCTCGCAGATGGTGCACCTTAAGGAGCCTGTAAAGGCATTCGATGTGGAGCAGGTCTTGTGCTGCAGTGTTCTAGAGATCCGGCGCAGCGTGGCACGTCTGGAAACAGCGTCTGAAGCCGAACGTCCAGCCTGCACTGACAACTACGAATCCAACATCTTTACCTTTCTTTATCTGGTGTGCATCTCCACCAAAACGCAGTGCGATGACGAGGGCCGTGCACGGATGAACAAGCAGATTTACGACCTGATCCGGCTTGACCCACGCACGCGAGAAGGCTCATCACTGCTTCATTTGGCTGCCAGCTCCAGCACCCCAGTGGACGATTTTCACACAAATGACGTGTGCAGTTTCCCAAATGCGCAAGTCACCAAGCTGTTGCTGGACTGCGGCACTTCAGTGAACTGCGTTGATAACGAAGGTAACAGTGCGCTGCACCTCATAGTACAGTACAACCGACCCATCAGCGATTTTCTTACCTTGCATGCCATCATAATCAGTCTGGTTGAAGCTGGAGCTCATACTGACATGACTAATAAGCAGAAGAAGACACCGCTGGAAAAGAGCACCACAGGAGTCTCTGAGATCCTTCTCAAGACACAGATGAAAATGAGTTTAAAGTGCCTGGCTGCTCGGGCCGTCCGACAGCATCACATCCTTTATCGAGACCAGATTCCTAAAAGCCTTGAGGAGTTTGTTGAGTTTCAttga